A single region of the Bartonella harrusi genome encodes:
- a CDS encoding helix-turn-helix domain-containing protein — MARPETESKTIFGKRLRYVRLALGDPSREALAKSFSMTKNSIAFYERGEREPNLNVLQTYRTLYGVNINWLLTGQGKMFDTEYTKSDFDWNYFIKKIEGLEEILTKNDHGEKLNQKTIDSSYKKLQQYLSKQGLSNSLTPKAATSLIDMKAKMANSYTLSLFIDLLIRSMAQQEIIANQ, encoded by the coding sequence GTGGCCCGTCCTGAAACTGAATCGAAAACTATATTTGGAAAACGTTTACGTTATGTACGTCTTGCTTTAGGGGACCCATCACGTGAAGCATTGGCTAAAAGTTTTAGCATGACGAAAAATTCTATCGCTTTTTATGAGCGTGGAGAAAGAGAACCAAATCTTAATGTTTTACAAACATATCGCACATTGTACGGTGTCAATATTAATTGGCTTTTAACTGGACAAGGAAAAATGTTTGACACAGAGTATACGAAAAGTGACTTTGATTGGAATTATTTTATAAAAAAAATTGAAGGTCTTGAAGAAATTCTTACCAAGAATGATCATGGTGAGAAACTAAATCAGAAAACAATCGATAGCTCTTATAAAAAATTGCAGCAATATTTATCAAAACAAGGCTTATCCAATAGCCTTACCCCAAAAGCAGCAACTTCGCTGATCGATATGAAAGCAAAAATGGCTAATTCTTACACCCTCAGCTTATTCATTGATTTACTCATTCGAAGTATGGCACAACAGGAAATTATCGCTAATCAATGA
- a CDS encoding YegP family protein, which yields MFFEVFQGVHNQWYWRLISGDKQKIAFSSKGYPTKQDILVNIEQIREITHKALIRELQS from the coding sequence ATGTTTTTTGAGGTATTTCAAGGTGTTCACAATCAATGGTATTGGCGTTTAATCTCAGGAGACAAACAAAAAATCGCTTTTTCTAGTAAAGGTTATCCAACAAAACAAGATATTCTGGTAAATATTGAGCAGATAAGAGAAATCACACATAAAGCCCTTATCAGAGAATTACAATCCTGA
- a CDS encoding helix-turn-helix domain-containing protein yields the protein MTKTEKDWFQRLIELIKSDGRTMIEISKAAGCGQNYVQQMIKGGKRPSVDKLMAILNTLGNASAIYVITGFNISDEDLKLIALISSGDKKKIEALNILLTEQHL from the coding sequence ATGACAAAGACTGAAAAAGATTGGTTCCAACGCTTAATTGAATTAATAAAAAGTGATGGACGCACAATGATTGAAATAAGCAAAGCAGCGGGCTGTGGACAAAATTACGTACAACAAATGATAAAAGGAGGGAAAAGACCCTCTGTAGATAAATTAATGGCTATTCTTAACACCCTCGGAAATGCTAGCGCCATATATGTCATAACTGGTTTTAACATCTCCGATGAAGATTTAAAACTCATCGCTTTGATTTCCTCTGGAGATAAAAAGAAGATTGAAGCTTTAAATATTCTCTTAACTGAGCAACATTTGTAG
- a CDS encoding SIMPL domain-containing protein, with amino-acid sequence MKKIIFQPLNHYSVKIAIVAFALLTGSLPINAEESIMKNATITVTATGESQATPDMAILNLAVVTEDKTAQKALTANNKSMNDIVTAFKNNGIQANDLQTSGLSIYQTSSDQHREKKNNEKYYHVSNSLTVRIRDLANAGKIFDQAMALGVNSVNGITFTNADTKPFYKEARQKAIAEAIEKAETIAQAANLKLGKIIQISENNNNYPSPRLMSSATRISYDNTNFSGGELGYNVSVNVVFSID; translated from the coding sequence ATGAAAAAAATAATTTTCCAACCGCTAAATCATTATAGTGTTAAAATAGCTATAGTAGCATTTGCACTGCTAACCGGTTCACTTCCCATAAATGCTGAAGAAAGCATAATGAAAAACGCAACGATTACAGTGACTGCAACTGGTGAAAGCCAAGCAACACCAGATATGGCAATTCTCAATCTCGCTGTTGTTACAGAAGACAAAACGGCCCAAAAAGCATTAACTGCCAATAATAAATCTATGAATGATATTGTAACTGCTTTTAAGAACAATGGAATCCAAGCAAATGATTTGCAAACATCAGGCTTGTCTATTTATCAAACGAGCTCCGATCAACATCGTGAAAAAAAGAATAATGAAAAATACTATCATGTTTCAAATTCTTTAACCGTACGCATTCGTGACCTCGCCAATGCGGGTAAAATATTTGATCAAGCGATGGCACTGGGTGTAAACTCAGTCAATGGCATTACCTTTACCAACGCCGATACAAAACCCTTTTATAAAGAAGCACGTCAAAAAGCTATCGCTGAAGCGATTGAAAAAGCTGAAACTATAGCACAAGCAGCAAACTTAAAATTAGGAAAAATCATCCAAATCAGTGAAAATAATAATAATTATCCAAGCCCACGCCTTATGAGCAGCGCAACACGTATAAGTTACGACAATACAAATTTCTCAGGAGGTGAATTAGGCTACAATGTTAGTGTGAACGTAGTCTTTTCCATAGACTAA